A segment of the Solanum lycopersicum chromosome 9, SLM_r2.1 genome:
cagaggctcatagttcaaggtattctatacgtcctggtgcaaccaatatgtatcgtgacctaaagcaacatttctggtggagtaggatgaagcgggacattgttgattttgttgcccaatgctcgaattgtcagcaggtaaagtatgaacaccagaggcctggagggacacttcagagaatgcccattcctgaatggaagtgggagaggattgcaatggattttgtagttggtcttccaaagacattgggtaagtatgactccatttgggtaattgttgataggttaactaagtctgctcacatCATTCAGGTCAAGATGACTTATAacgcagagaagttagccatactctatatctcagaaatcattcgattgcatggagttccactttccatcatatcagatagaggtacgcagtttacttctaagttttggagaaccttgcatgctgaattaggtactagattggatcttagtactgcatttcaccctcagaccgatggtcagtctgagcgaacgattcaggtgttggaagatatgcttcgtgcatgtgtgatagaatttggtggtcattgggataacttcttacccatagcagagttctcatacaataatagctatcactcaagtattgatatggccacatttaaggcattgtatgggaggagatgtaggtctcccattggttggtttgatgcatttgaggtgagaccatggggtaccgatcttttgaAGGAATCGTTGGATAAAGTAAAATGCATTATAGAGAAGTTTCTAGCagctcagaacaggcagaaagaatacgcagatcgaaaggttaaggacttggattttatggagggtgaacaagtcttgcttaaAGTTTCACCAATAAAGGGTGTGAtgtggtttggtaagcgaggtaagcttagcccaaggtatattggtccatttgaagttctgaagcgcgtgggggaggtagcttatgaattagccttgcctccaggactgtcaggagtgcacccggtatgtCATGTGTCGATGCTTAAAAGATACCattgagatggaaactacattattcgttgggattcagttcttcttgatgggAATttctcttatgaggaggagcctgttgccattttagatagagaagtccgcaatttgaaatcaagggagattgcatccatcaaggttcagtggaagaatcggccagttgaagattccacttgggagaaggaggctgacaTACAAGAaatatatccacatctctttacagattcaggtactctttctcgcccttgttttctttttgtgatCGTTTGAggacaaacgatgggtaaattggtatctattgtaacgacctatttagttgtttcgagcagtagaattactTTTGATAAAAACAGACTGGGTCGACGGGTcacgtgacggaccgtcatggtctcGATGGACCGTGACGGACTCCGTCGTCGCACACTTGTgtaattcttctgctgctctccgcATTTCCTTCGACGACAGGTAGAATGAACTGTCATAAGTACAACGGTTCATCGAGgatcttcgttccaaaacacttaaaatcaAAAATCTGGGTGCTAGGATCatctctctgaacttcacgacggaattgcagcatggaccgtcgtagaaacgacggaccgtcacaaatatCCTTACCAAacttgactctctgaactttgtgacgaacctgcaggacggaccgtcgcaggtacgacgggccgtcacgggCTGCGTAACCTCGACTAGGTCGggtttctgctaaaagttttaaggggtgtttagGACTATTcatgacaaactgtatgaaattagtggggtaagtttaataatttaattacttgggggttacagaagataaccttgaaataaatagtgggttacttttatcatcttttataattaattatatggtaattagggtaaacgAAAAAGGGtctgaagaaggaaaaataaaaagaacagaagagggggaacgagcgagagagagagaacgaagaggaaagaaaaaatgCATTGAGAAGTAACTTGCTTGATcgcgattcttcggtggaggtaggttatggtttatgctatttcatagtaaactctaaatagcgattgatatgtattgggtggtattgtaaagccttctatatgcttgattgtgtggttgcatgttatgaatatgtaatggtgatggattagaatgatgagactgtttaATCTTTAAACTTAAATCCTTTCTATTAAGATGATGCATTGACATAAAAGAGGATTGATGAACTATAACAATGagataggggatcgggtgtcacgttcctacacgtagcattaagggatcgggtgtcacattccgacacgtagtaataggggatcgggtgtcacgttccaacacgtagtaataggggatcgactgtcacgttccgacacatagcattaggggatcggagtgtcacattacGACACGATAATATTGGAGGgtatgaatcttgaattatgtaaatgtaattaaattcaaagaacctatttcccaaatgattatggtgtggaggcttgagtcctcatgggtgcgcttggtgttgttgccaatgattcttgtacttgttgttgtcaccagttaagttttgtagttgattttatattattattcgatatatattgctttctattttgagttagccgatgatacctactcagta
Coding sequences within it:
- the LOC138338280 gene encoding uncharacterized protein — translated: MVSKGCLDFLAHLRDDTFQVPSIESVSVVREFLDVFPADLPVLREKKLYAKFSKSEFWLDSVSFWRHVVSKDGVMVDPYKIEAVKSWGGFLACVEARSFFLDKIKGKQFTDEKLSRIRDMVLRGEAKEARIHEEGILRIKGRESLDKVKCIIEKFLAAQNRQKEYADRKVKDLDFMEGEQVLLKVSPIKGVMWFGKRGKLSPRYIGPFEVLKRVGEVAYELALPPGLSGVHPEPVAILDREVRNLKSREIASIKVQWKNRPVEDSTWEKEADIQEIYPHLFTDSGTLSRPCFLFVIV